Proteins encoded in a region of the Salinicoccus sp. RF5 genome:
- the ygs gene encoding S1 domain-containing post-transcriptional regulator Ygs, translated as MAKKYRTGQFVKVKVTGIQPYGAFVKTPDNQEGLIHISEVMNDYVHDVNQFLSKGQIVKAKVLSVDKNGKLNLTLKDNEYFKNEERKRDRRSVLDQIKDTEKYGFESLRQKMPEWIETAKRRMK; from the coding sequence GTGGCAAAAAAATATCGGACAGGCCAGTTCGTGAAGGTCAAAGTAACTGGTATCCAGCCGTATGGTGCTTTTGTCAAAACCCCTGATAATCAAGAAGGACTCATTCATATTTCAGAAGTGATGAACGATTACGTCCACGATGTCAATCAATTTTTATCCAAAGGGCAGATAGTCAAGGCGAAAGTGCTCAGTGTGGACAAGAATGGGAAACTCAACCTTACTCTGAAGGATAATGAATACTTCAAGAATGAGGAAAGGAAACGGGATAGGCGTTCCGTCCTGGACCAGATCAAGGATACGGAAAAATATGGATTCGAGTCCCTTAGACAAAAGATGCCGGAATGGATAGAGACGGCGAAACGACGCATGAAGTAG
- a CDS encoding efflux RND transporter permease subunit: MKLADFSIKRPKFTIVVMIILILLGAVSLTRLPLQLLPNVQPPIAAVATTYQGAGPEEVMEDVTVPLEAELSTVSGLTNISSQSQESSSIILLEFGYDMTIDEVENEIMRTIENTSLPDQAGDPSFLEFDITMFPSMTLAVTSGNDSVSEFQGQVDDLIGELENINGVASISETGSITEEIAVTLDTEALEEYQLSQSDVANIIEANNISIPNATIVDEEAQEAITTRTVSSIDGVEELQNLVLIDLPEDAGTIALDDVADVEIQEQDNDVLTRLNQDDAMQIEMSLSSDANASTVNGEFRSVLEEQLDKEEFENLTVETLYDEGEYIDVAVNSVYLSLISGAILAMVVLFAFLRNLKSPLIIGIAIPFSVITTFALLYFTDISINMMTLGGLALGIGMLVDNAVVVIENIYRHLSMGKTPKQAASDGAKEVAAAITASSMTTAAVFLPVVFVSGLVGQLFAPFAITVVFSLLASLFVALTVVPMIASRILKAPDENKERKRQNKAYMRGLRKLSRWTLAHRMLVLVLTAVILAIGVVGIYIQGIDLLPESDEGTMMVEVEMPQDAILSDTEETIGLIEEKLEEYSEIETYMSTIGSASTMSPVDESNVGNIMATLVGQGERSVTTNEFIEDIESDIENIDPSADISVNPMSQAGTGSNPNTLTLNVADEDSDRLAESEAAIIEALEDDSEIEGVTSSREEMIQELQVRVDRAAARANNLQPAEIGSSIYEAANGVAASTVDEGEEFLTINVKYPESILSSVDAFQDIQIANGQGEYVSIGDVAELEEAEMLPLINRDDQRETSELTVNYSSDMSLNEAGTHVESIVDDAEFADETETSIGGDLEMLEDAIPQLALAIALGIIFIYLVMVAQFESFKHPFVVIFTLPLSIIGVMFSLIITNNPLSVIAVVGIILLLGIVVNNSILLVDYINQQKEKGMPVLEAIEKSVQDRFRPIVITALTTALGMVPLAIGIGEGAELIAPMGIVVIGGLISSTFLTLFIIPIIYSYFDSETRKMNKKYMTPDGEIITQKEIDAQKREEEALHSENEYDYNSEAAYPNESDHDAPKVQEDLSGQETGGSDRDYIDEMERLIDRMKNDRRKE, encoded by the coding sequence TTGAAGCTAGCGGATTTCTCGATAAAGAGACCCAAGTTCACCATCGTCGTAATGATCATACTGATCCTGCTGGGGGCCGTCTCGCTGACCCGCCTCCCGCTCCAGCTCCTCCCGAATGTGCAGCCGCCGATTGCTGCGGTTGCCACCACATACCAGGGAGCCGGGCCTGAAGAAGTGATGGAGGATGTCACCGTGCCGCTTGAGGCGGAACTGTCGACCGTCAGCGGATTGACCAACATCTCATCCCAATCCCAGGAAAGTTCCTCGATCATCCTTCTCGAATTCGGTTATGACATGACCATCGATGAGGTCGAGAACGAAATCATGCGGACAATCGAGAATACAAGTCTGCCCGACCAGGCGGGCGATCCCTCCTTCCTCGAATTCGACATCACGATGTTCCCGAGCATGACGCTTGCCGTCACCTCGGGCAATGACAGTGTCAGTGAATTCCAGGGTCAGGTCGATGATCTCATCGGGGAACTCGAGAACATCAATGGTGTCGCCTCGATCAGTGAGACCGGAAGCATCACCGAAGAGATTGCCGTCACACTTGATACGGAAGCACTCGAAGAGTATCAGCTGAGCCAGAGTGATGTCGCCAACATCATTGAAGCGAACAACATCTCCATCCCGAATGCCACCATCGTCGACGAAGAAGCACAGGAGGCCATAACGACACGGACGGTGAGCAGCATCGACGGTGTGGAAGAACTCCAGAACCTCGTGCTGATCGACCTGCCTGAAGATGCGGGCACCATCGCCCTAGATGATGTGGCCGATGTGGAAATACAGGAGCAGGATAACGATGTCCTGACACGCCTCAACCAGGACGATGCGATGCAGATCGAAATGAGCCTCTCTTCCGATGCCAATGCATCGACAGTCAACGGCGAGTTCCGTTCCGTGCTGGAAGAACAGCTCGACAAGGAAGAATTTGAAAACCTGACGGTGGAGACACTTTATGACGAAGGTGAGTACATCGATGTCGCCGTCAACAGCGTCTACCTGTCCCTGATCAGCGGGGCCATCCTCGCTATGGTGGTGCTCTTCGCCTTCCTGCGCAACCTGAAGTCGCCGCTGATCATCGGAATCGCCATCCCGTTCTCCGTAATCACCACATTTGCACTGCTGTACTTCACCGACATCAGCATCAATATGATGACGCTCGGAGGACTGGCACTTGGAATCGGGATGCTTGTCGACAACGCGGTCGTCGTCATTGAAAACATCTACCGGCACCTCTCCATGGGAAAAACGCCGAAGCAGGCCGCAAGCGACGGCGCGAAAGAGGTCGCAGCAGCCATCACCGCTTCCTCCATGACGACAGCGGCGGTATTCCTGCCGGTCGTATTCGTCAGCGGACTTGTGGGGCAGCTGTTCGCGCCATTTGCAATCACAGTGGTATTCAGCCTGCTTGCCTCCCTGTTCGTCGCACTGACCGTCGTGCCTATGATTGCAAGCCGCATCCTGAAGGCACCGGATGAAAACAAAGAGAGGAAACGCCAGAACAAAGCCTATATGAGAGGGCTCAGGAAGCTCTCACGCTGGACACTCGCGCACCGCATGCTCGTTCTGGTGCTGACGGCAGTCATACTTGCCATCGGTGTCGTCGGCATCTATATACAGGGCATCGATCTGCTGCCGGAAAGTGACGAAGGCACAATGATGGTGGAAGTGGAAATGCCCCAGGATGCCATCCTCTCCGATACGGAAGAGACCATCGGACTGATAGAGGAGAAGCTTGAGGAGTACTCCGAAATCGAGACCTATATGAGTACCATCGGTTCCGCATCTACGATGAGCCCGGTCGATGAAAGCAATGTCGGGAACATCATGGCCACACTCGTCGGTCAGGGCGAACGCAGTGTCACCACCAATGAGTTCATCGAAGACATCGAAAGTGACATCGAAAATATCGATCCTTCCGCAGACATCAGCGTCAACCCGATGTCGCAGGCGGGAACCGGCTCGAATCCGAATACACTTACGCTCAATGTGGCGGATGAAGATTCCGACCGTCTGGCGGAATCTGAGGCAGCCATCATTGAAGCACTTGAAGATGATAGTGAGATTGAAGGCGTCACTTCCAGCCGTGAAGAAATGATCCAGGAACTCCAGGTGCGCGTCGACCGTGCAGCTGCACGTGCGAACAACCTCCAGCCTGCCGAAATCGGCAGTTCCATCTACGAAGCGGCAAACGGCGTTGCCGCCTCCACTGTGGATGAAGGGGAGGAGTTCCTGACCATCAACGTCAAATATCCGGAAAGCATCCTCTCCAGTGTCGATGCCTTCCAGGATATCCAGATCGCCAACGGCCAGGGGGAATATGTCTCCATCGGTGATGTGGCCGAACTTGAAGAAGCGGAAATGCTGCCGCTCATCAACCGGGATGACCAGAGGGAAACGAGCGAACTGACGGTCAACTATTCTTCCGACATGAGCCTGAACGAAGCGGGCACCCACGTCGAATCCATCGTGGACGACGCAGAATTCGCTGATGAAACCGAGACTTCGATCGGGGGAGACCTTGAAATGCTCGAGGATGCAATTCCACAGCTCGCCCTTGCGATTGCACTCGGCATCATCTTCATCTACCTTGTGATGGTTGCCCAATTCGAATCATTCAAGCACCCGTTCGTCGTCATCTTTACACTGCCGCTCAGCATCATCGGTGTGATGTTCTCATTGATCATCACCAATAATCCGCTCAGCGTCATTGCCGTGGTCGGCATCATACTGCTGCTCGGCATCGTGGTCAATAACTCCATACTGCTCGTCGACTACATCAACCAGCAGAAGGAGAAGGGCATGCCTGTACTCGAAGCGATCGAAAAGAGTGTCCAGGACCGTTTCCGCCCGATCGTCATCACCGCGTTGACGACGGCGCTCGGCATGGTGCCACTCGCCATCGGCATCGGGGAAGGTGCAGAACTCATCGCTCCGATGGGCATCGTCGTCATCGGCGGTCTCATCAGCAGCACCTTCCTGACATTGTTCATCATTCCGATCATCTACAGCTACTTCGACAGTGAAACCCGCAAGATGAACAAGAAGTACATGACGCCGGATGGTGAAATCATCACCCAGAAGGAAATCGATGCACAGAAACGTGAAGAGGAAGCACTTCATTCCGAAAACGAATACGATTATAATTCGGAAGCCGCATATCCCAATGAATCAGATCATGATGCACCGAAAGTGCAGGAAGATCTGTCCGGACAGGAAACCGGCGGTTCCGACCGTGACTACATCGATGAGATGGAGCGGTTGATCGATAGAATGAAGAACGACCGAAGAAAAGAATAG
- a CDS encoding ornithine--oxo-acid transaminase, giving the protein MTKSQEIIKQTEQYGAPNYNPLPIVISEAEGVWVRDPEGNEYMDMLSAYSAVNQGHRHPKIIQALKDQADKLTLTSRAFHSDRLGPWYEKVCKLAGKKMALPMNTGAEAVETAIKAARRWAYDVKGVEDNKAEIIAMNQNFHGRTLAAVSLSSEAEYRRGYGPLLDGIKLVDFGDIEQIRDAVSENTAAILLEPIQGEAGINIPPEGFLKEVRELCDEHNILFIADEIQAGLGRSGKMFATDWDDVKPDMYILGKALGGGVFPISCILADKEVLGVFNPGSHGSTFGGNPLACAVSEAALDVLVDEELVERSNELGEYFKAELEKIDTPLIKEVRGRGLFIGVDLTESARPYCEELKELGLLCKETHDTVIRFAPPLVISKEDLDWALERVRKVLSK; this is encoded by the coding sequence ATGACGAAATCACAAGAAATCATCAAGCAGACAGAACAGTATGGTGCACCGAACTACAACCCGCTGCCGATCGTCATCTCGGAGGCAGAAGGAGTATGGGTCAGGGACCCGGAAGGAAATGAATACATGGATATGCTCAGTGCATATTCTGCAGTGAACCAGGGGCATAGGCACCCGAAGATCATCCAGGCACTCAAGGATCAGGCAGATAAGCTCACCCTGACTTCCCGTGCTTTCCACTCCGACAGGCTCGGCCCATGGTATGAGAAGGTCTGCAAGCTTGCCGGCAAGAAAATGGCACTGCCGATGAATACTGGTGCGGAAGCTGTGGAGACAGCCATCAAAGCAGCGAGGCGCTGGGCATATGATGTGAAGGGCGTAGAGGACAACAAAGCTGAAATCATCGCAATGAACCAGAACTTCCATGGCCGTACACTGGCTGCGGTCTCACTTTCCTCGGAAGCGGAATACCGCCGTGGCTATGGCCCGCTGCTCGACGGCATCAAGCTGGTCGATTTCGGCGATATCGAGCAGATCAGGGATGCAGTATCCGAAAATACAGCAGCGATACTGCTCGAGCCGATACAGGGGGAAGCAGGCATCAATATTCCACCTGAAGGTTTCCTGAAGGAAGTCAGGGAATTGTGTGATGAACATAACATCCTCTTCATCGCAGACGAAATCCAGGCTGGACTTGGCCGTTCAGGCAAAATGTTCGCGACGGACTGGGATGATGTAAAGCCGGATATGTATATTCTGGGTAAAGCGCTTGGCGGCGGCGTCTTCCCGATCTCCTGCATACTTGCAGACAAGGAAGTCCTTGGCGTGTTCAATCCGGGATCCCATGGATCCACATTCGGAGGAAACCCGCTTGCATGTGCCGTCTCCGAGGCAGCATTGGATGTGCTGGTGGATGAAGAACTTGTCGAGCGTTCGAATGAACTTGGGGAATACTTCAAAGCCGAACTCGAAAAAATCGACACACCATTGATAAAGGAAGTCAGGGGACGCGGCCTGTTCATAGGCGTCGACCTGACGGAGTCTGCACGTCCATATTGTGAAGAGCTGAAAGAACTCGGCCTTCTGTGCAAGGAAACGCATGACACGGTCATCCGTTTTGCACCACCGCTTGTCATATCGAAGGAAGACTTGGATTGGGCGCTCGAAAGAGTGAGGAAGGTACTGTCCAAATAA
- a CDS encoding Glu/Leu/Phe/Val dehydrogenase codes for MSEKSNLITSTQAIIHEALDKLGFDEGMYELIKEPMRLLKVRIPVRMDDGSVKVFTGYRAQHNDAVGPTKGGVRFHPDVNEEEVVALSMWMTLKSGIVDLPYGGGKGGIVCDPREMSIAEVERLSRGYVRSISQIVGPTKDIPAPDVFTNSQIMAWMMDEYSIIDEFNSPGFITGKPLVLGGSQGRDRATAMGVILCLEQALEKRGKKMDEIRVVIQGFGNAGSFLAKILADRGAKIVGISDANGALHEPDGLDIDYLLDRRDSFGMVTNLFDDVLAGEELFNIDCDVLIPAAIANQITEENADNIKADIICEAANGPTTKEATQILTDKGVLIVPDVLASAGGVTVSYFEWVQNNQGYYWDEEEVNEKLEIKLKKAFNEIYDLHEKRHIDMRLAAYIVGIKRTAEAARYRGWA; via the coding sequence ATGTCAGAGAAATCAAATCTTATCACTTCCACACAGGCAATCATTCATGAGGCTTTGGATAAACTCGGTTTTGATGAGGGAATGTATGAGCTGATCAAGGAACCCATGCGTCTTCTGAAAGTACGCATCCCGGTGCGTATGGATGATGGTTCCGTCAAGGTGTTCACCGGTTACCGTGCACAGCATAATGATGCTGTCGGACCGACGAAAGGTGGCGTACGTTTCCACCCGGACGTCAATGAAGAGGAAGTTGTCGCGCTTTCCATGTGGATGACCTTGAAATCAGGGATCGTGGACCTGCCGTATGGCGGCGGTAAAGGCGGCATCGTATGTGATCCACGGGAAATGAGCATCGCTGAAGTCGAGCGCCTGAGTCGCGGATATGTGCGTTCGATTTCCCAGATTGTTGGACCGACGAAGGATATTCCTGCGCCGGACGTCTTTACGAACTCCCAGATCATGGCTTGGATGATGGATGAATACAGCATCATTGATGAATTCAACTCTCCAGGTTTCATCACGGGGAAACCGCTTGTGCTCGGCGGGTCCCAGGGCCGTGACCGTGCCACAGCGATGGGTGTCATCCTGTGTCTCGAACAGGCGCTTGAAAAGCGCGGCAAGAAGATGGATGAGATACGGGTCGTCATTCAGGGCTTCGGGAATGCAGGAAGCTTCCTCGCCAAAATATTGGCGGACAGAGGAGCCAAGATCGTCGGCATTTCAGATGCCAACGGTGCCCTCCACGAACCGGATGGACTCGATATCGATTACCTTCTTGACCGCCGTGACAGCTTTGGCATGGTGACCAATCTGTTCGATGATGTTCTTGCAGGTGAAGAGCTCTTCAACATCGACTGTGATGTGCTCATACCGGCTGCAATCGCCAACCAGATCACAGAAGAGAATGCAGACAACATCAAGGCAGATATCATCTGTGAAGCGGCCAATGGTCCAACGACGAAGGAAGCGACGCAGATACTGACCGATAAAGGTGTACTCATTGTACCGGATGTCCTTGCATCTGCAGGCGGGGTTACAGTTTCCTACTTCGAATGGGTCCAGAACAACCAGGGCTATTATTGGGATGAAGAAGAAGTGAATGAAAAGCTTGAAATCAAGCTTAAGAAAGCATTCAATGAAATCTATGATCTACATGAAAAACGCCATATCGATATGCGCCTTGCCGCGTACATCGTCGGCATCAAACGTACTGCTGAAGCTGCACGCTATAGAGGCTGGGCATAA
- a CDS encoding peptidylprolyl isomerase → MTYPQLTTEVGSNEVQAVIHTNHGDVEVKLFKDIAPKTVENFTTHAKNGYYDGQIFHRVIKDFMVQGGDPTGTGMGGESIYGGSFEDEFSTEAFNLYGALSMANAGPGTNGSQFFIVQAKEVPSQMLGQLEGAGYPAEIIEAYKERGGTPWLDQRHTVFGQVIGGMDVVEKIAEVKTGAQDRPVEDVKIETIGITE, encoded by the coding sequence ATGACTTACCCACAGTTAACGACAGAAGTAGGCAGTAATGAAGTACAGGCCGTCATCCATACAAACCATGGGGATGTAGAGGTGAAGCTCTTCAAGGACATCGCACCAAAGACGGTCGAGAACTTCACGACCCATGCGAAGAACGGCTACTACGATGGCCAGATCTTCCACCGTGTCATCAAGGACTTCATGGTTCAGGGAGGAGACCCGACTGGTACAGGCATGGGCGGCGAAAGCATCTACGGCGGCAGCTTCGAGGATGAATTCTCCACCGAGGCATTCAACCTGTACGGTGCCCTGTCCATGGCGAACGCCGGCCCGGGTACAAACGGCAGCCAGTTCTTCATCGTCCAGGCGAAGGAAGTCCCTTCCCAGATGCTCGGCCAGCTTGAGGGCGCAGGGTATCCTGCTGAAATCATCGAAGCATACAAAGAGCGCGGCGGCACACCATGGCTCGACCAGCGTCATACTGTATTCGGCCAGGTCATCGGCGGCATGGATGTCGTCGAGAAGATCGCTGAAGTGAAGACGGGTGCGCAGGACCGTCCGGTTGAGGATGTCAAGATCGAAACGATTGGAATCACCGAATAG
- a CDS encoding DUF1871 family protein, with translation MNPEGSIELYRLLKEWDPLGLAAEDFDYDAEIYDSMEVLHSTRDVETAGRKIQQIFLHSFEEEIPLAQIRPVAEEGLEIVELYKAP, from the coding sequence ATGAATCCGGAAGGTAGCATCGAACTCTATCGGCTGCTCAAGGAGTGGGATCCACTTGGTCTGGCGGCGGAGGACTTCGACTATGATGCTGAAATCTATGACAGCATGGAAGTGCTGCACAGCACCCGGGACGTCGAAACGGCGGGCCGGAAGATACAGCAGATCTTCCTCCATTCGTTTGAAGAGGAGATACCGCTTGCACAAATCCGTCCGGTAGCTGAAGAGGGACTGGAGATCGTGGAATTATATAAAGCACCTTGA
- a CDS encoding Glu/Leu/Phe/Val dehydrogenase: MTEKSNLITSTQKIIHQALDNLGYDEGMYELIKEPLRVLKVRIPVEMDDGSTKVFTGYRAQHNDAAGPTKGGIRFHPDVTEDEVVALSMWMTLKAGIVDIPYGGGKGGVICDPRVMSTRELEGVARGYVRAVSQIVGPTKDIPAPDVYTNAQVMAWMMDEYSVKNSDDPFEFITGKPLAVGGSKGRETATAMGAVICVEQAMEKRGIPIEEARVVVQGFGNAGSYISKMLYDKGAKIVGISRSSRALYNPEGIDIDYVLDNREKVDLADHMAVRVLSNEELLELDCDVLIPAAIANQITELNAERIKADIICEAANGPTTEEATRILTEKGALIIPDVLASAGGVTVSYFEWVQNKQGFYWEEDEIQELLEKKMKSAFDTIYDLHEARNMDMRLAAYTVGIKRTSEAVRFRGWA, encoded by the coding sequence ATGACAGAAAAATCGAATCTCATCACATCCACTCAAAAGATCATCCATCAGGCATTGGATAACCTCGGATATGATGAGGGAATGTATGAACTCATCAAGGAGCCGCTCAGAGTACTGAAAGTCCGTATACCGGTAGAAATGGATGATGGCTCGACGAAAGTATTCACAGGATACCGTGCGCAGCATAATGATGCTGCAGGCCCGACGAAGGGCGGCATCAGGTTCCACCCTGATGTCACAGAAGATGAAGTCGTGGCGCTGTCCATGTGGATGACATTGAAGGCGGGAATCGTGGACATTCCGTATGGTGGCGGCAAAGGCGGCGTCATCTGTGATCCGCGGGTCATGAGCACAAGGGAACTCGAAGGGGTCGCACGGGGCTATGTGCGGGCCGTCTCCCAGATTGTGGGCCCGACAAAGGACATCCCTGCGCCTGACGTCTACACCAATGCTCAGGTGATGGCATGGATGATGGACGAATACAGCGTCAAGAACTCGGATGATCCATTTGAATTCATTACAGGCAAGCCGCTTGCAGTAGGCGGATCGAAAGGCCGTGAAACAGCTACCGCAATGGGGGCGGTCATATGTGTCGAGCAGGCGATGGAAAAGAGGGGCATCCCGATCGAAGAAGCGCGCGTCGTCGTCCAGGGATTCGGGAATGCAGGAAGCTACATATCCAAGATGCTCTATGACAAAGGAGCGAAGATCGTCGGTATTTCAAGGTCTTCCCGTGCCCTGTACAATCCTGAAGGCATCGATATAGACTATGTCCTCGACAACCGGGAAAAAGTTGATCTTGCAGATCATATGGCAGTCAGAGTCCTTTCGAATGAGGAACTGCTTGAGTTGGACTGCGATGTCCTCATCCCGGCAGCAATCGCGAATCAGATCACTGAACTGAATGCCGAACGCATCAAGGCGGACATCATCTGTGAGGCGGCCAATGGCCCGACCACAGAAGAGGCGACCCGCATACTTACGGAAAAGGGCGCCCTCATCATTCCGGATGTCCTCGCCTCAGCCGGTGGTGTGACGGTCTCCTACTTTGAATGGGTCCAGAACAAGCAGGGCTTCTATTGGGAAGAGGATGAGATCCAGGAGCTGCTCGAGAAGAAGATGAAGAGCGCATTCGATACCATATATGACCTGCATGAAGCGCGGAATATGGATATGAGGCTTGCAGCCTATACTGTAGGCATCAAACGGACTTCAGAAGCAGTCAGATTCAGAGGATGGGCCTAG